One stretch of Juglans microcarpa x Juglans regia isolate MS1-56 chromosome 3D, Jm3101_v1.0, whole genome shotgun sequence DNA includes these proteins:
- the LOC121254826 gene encoding probable pectinesterase/pectinesterase inhibitor 61, whose protein sequence is MEYYGRLQQPDTLGESSRSHIHVPEDASTIPSPQRSRKKKVILLSLLSVALIVAAAISAVILIGLPGGVSDRPESAIHRKPTQAISRTCSKTRYPDLCVNSLLDFPGSLTASERDLVHISFNMTLQRLSKALYFSSGISYLQMEPRVRSAYDDCLELLDDSVDSLSRSLVSVSSTTSTQDVLTWLSAALTNQDTCAEGFADLSGSVRDQMAARLKDLSELVSNCLAIFSGADTDDFSGVPIQNRRRLMENDMSVENADGLPRWLSRKERELLEMPISAIQADIVVSHDGNGTYKTIAEAIKKAPEHSSRRTIIYVRAGRYVEENLKVGRKKTNLMFIGDGKGKTVISGGKSVADKVTTFHTASFAATGAGFIARDMTFENTAGPGKHQAVALRVGADHGVVYRCNIIGYQDTLYVHSNRQFFRECDIYGTVDFIFGNAAVVFQNCSIYARKPMPQQKNTITAQNRKDPNQNTGISIHACRILATSDLEASKGSFPTYLGRPWKMYARVVYMLSYMGDHIHPHGWLEWNTSSFALDTLYYGEYMNYGPGGAVGQRVKWPGYRVITSKVEASKFTVAQFIYGSSWLPSTGVAFLAGLSI, encoded by the exons ATGGAGTACTACGGCAGGCTCCAACAGCCTGACACGCTGGGTGAGTCATCCAGAAGCCACATCCACGTACCGGAAGACGCCAGTACTATACCCTCCCCACAGCGcagcagaaagaagaaagtgatCCTCCTATCACTGCTCTCAGTCGCTCTAATAGTTGCCGCTGCGATCTCCGCCGTGATTCTGATCGGGCTCCCGGGCGGTGTGTCTGACCGACCCGAATCGGCAATCCACCGCAAGCCCACCCAGGCTATCTCCAGGACCTGCAGCAAGACCCGGTATCCGGACCTCTGCGTTAACTCCCTGCTCGATTTCCCCGGCTCGCTCACCGCGTCGGAGCGCGACCTAGTTCACATTTCCTTTAACATGACGCTGCAGCGACTGAGCAAAGCCCTCTACTTCTCCTCCGGGATCTCCTACCTCCAGATGGAGCCACGCGTACGTTCCGCCTACGACGACTGCCTGGAGCTTCTCGACGACTCTGTGGACTCGCTCTCCCGTTCGCTCGTCTCAGTCTCCAGCACCACCTCCACCCAGGACGTGCTGACGTGGCTGAGCGCGGCGCTGACGAACCAAGACACTTGTGCGGAGGGGTTCGCGGACCTGAGCGGGTCCGTCAGGGACCAGATGGCTGCCAGGTTGAAGGACCTGTCGGAGCTGGTAAGCAACTGCCTGGCGATATTCTCGGGGGCCGACACGGACGACTTTTCTGGAGTCCCGATACAGAACAGGCGAAGGTTAATGGAAAACGATATGTCGGTGGAGAATGCGGATGGTTTGCCGAGATGGTTGAGCAGGAAGGAGAGGGAATTGCTGGAGATGCCGATATCGGCAATACAAGCCGATATAGTGGTTTCCCATGACGGGAATGGAACGTATAAGACGATTGCAGAGGCGATCAAGAAGGCACCCGAGCATAGTTCTCGACGGACGATTATTTACGTGAGGGCAGGAAG gtACGTTGAGGAAAACTTGAAAGTGGGAAGGAAGAAGACGAACTTGATGTTTATAGGGGACGGGAAGGGTAAGACGGTCATCTCGGGTGGCAAAAGTGTTGCCGATAAGGTGACGACATTCCACACCGCATCGTTCG CGGCAACCGGAGCTGGTTTCATTGCGCGGGACATGACATTTGAGAACACGGCAGGACCAGGCAAGCACCAAGCAGTGGCGCTTCGTGTTGGTGCGGACCATGGCGTGGTCTACCGCTGCAACATCATCGGCTACCAAGACACGCTCTACGTCCACTCCAATCGCCAGTTCTTCCGCGAATGCGACATCTATGGCACTGTGGACTTCATATTTGGCAACGCTGCCGTTGTGTTCCAAAACTGTAGCATCTATGCTCGCAAGCCAATGCCCCAGCAGAAGAACACCATCACCGCCCAAAACCGCAAAGACCCTAATCAAAACACCGGCATTTCCATCCACGCTTGCCGGATACTCGCCACCTCCGATCTCGAAGCATCCAAAGGTAGCTTCCCGACATATCTAGGCCGTCCATGGAAGATGTACGCCAGGGTTGTCTACATGTTATCCTACATGGGTGATCACATTCACCCACATGGGTGGTTGGAATGGAACACAAGTTCGTTCGCTTTAGATACACTGTACTACGGCGAATACATGAATTATGGTCCAGGAGGAGCAGTTGGGCAACGCGTCAAATGGCCGGGGTATCGAGTTATTACGTCGAAAGTGGAGGCAAGCAAGTTTACCGTTGCACAGTTTATTTATGGCTCGTCGTGGTTGCCGTCTACCGGAGTGGCATTTTTAGCCGGGCTCTCCATTTAA
- the LOC121254123 gene encoding GDSL esterase/lipase At4g10955-like produces MTSHRKAFNISGPTHLTVVDWRNAHHRRSVAASLIQGVYTLEHDRLHRHGPNEALAPPWWNFFNFKLDYVLVDDVDLSIFGAVYKYKYKDPSSKVPKYVIAFRGEALGLDSGPEAVELAFKCISNKLQQTSRFQLAMQRVENIVDSAGAGNVWLAGHSLGSAMALLVGKNMVVKRNCFLETYLFNPPFPSAPLELIKNEKLKRGLRFAGNVVKVGLALAADARKPQEYDPFAALSPWIPHLFVNSDDAVTAEYIGYFENRKKLQGLGDGEIQKLAMQNPIRNLIKCAAFGKDSEDTLHLLPSAYLTVIYGGPSKNFRDAHRIHQWWNPNFRFDIQLYQYPHVCRGKRSNNFVN; encoded by the exons ATGACATCTCACAGGAAAGCTTTCAACATTTCAGGACCAACCCATCTCACAGTTGTTGACTG GAGAAATGCACATCACCGAAGATCTGTCGCTGCCAGCTTGATTCAAGGAGTCTATACTCTAGAACATGACCGCCTGCACCGACACGGACCTAATGAAGCTCTTGCTCCGCCCTGGTGGAACTTCTTCAATTTCAAACTAGATTACGTTCTCGTGGATGATGTTGACTTGTCCATATTCGGTGCcgtttataaatacaaatacaaagaCCCTTCCTCAAAAGTCCCAAAATATGTTATTGCCTTTCGTGGAGAAGCCCTCGGACTGGATTCAGGGCCCGAGGCTGTCGAGTTAGCCTTCAAGTGTATCAGTAACAAGCTGCAGCAGACCTCCCGCTTTCAACTTGCAATGCAGCGTGTTGAGAACATTGTTGATTCTGCTGGAGCTGGAAATGTTTGGTTGGCTGGACATTCTCTAGGGTCAGCCATGGCATTGCTTGTTGGAAAGAACATGGTTGTCAAAAGGAATTGTTTTCTTGAAACATATCTTTTCAATCCGCCATTCCCATCTGCCCCCCTAGAGCTGATCAAGAACGAGAAACTGAAGCGTGGACTCCGCTTTGCAGGCAATGTTGTCAAGGTAGGCCTCGCCCTTGCTGCAGACGCTCGTAAGCCTCAAGAATATGACCCTTTTGCTGCGCTATCTCCATGGATTCCTCACCTGTTTGTGAATTCAGATGATGCTGTTACCGCAGAGTATATTGGTTACTTTGAAAATAGGAAGAAATTGCAGGGCCTTGGAGATGGAGAAATCCAAAAGCTTGCAATGCAGAATCCTATTAGGAATCTGATTAAATGTGCTGCATTTGGGAAGGACTCAGAAGATACGTTGCATCTCCTTCCTTCTGCATATCTCACTGTTATTTACGGTGGTCCATCCAAAAATTTCAGGGACGCTCATAGAATTCACCAATGGTGGAATCCCAATTTTCGTTTCGATATCCAGCTGTATCAATACCCCCATGTGTGCCGGGGGAAGCGGTCCAATAATTTCGTGAACTAG